Genomic DNA from Filimonas effusa:
ACCGGCAAACCAGCGCCAACCTTAACCGATCTGCAGGCTTACCAGCCTAAAAACCAGCCCGAAGCAAGGATGAAAGGCATCCTCGAACAACAACTGCAACGTTACCCCGATGTAGTAGCCTTCAAGGAAAAAGAACTGAAACCCGCTCTCGATCACTTTAAAGAAGAAGCTGAATACCAGCTCAACGTCGATTTCGATCCCCGCGCTATCGTGGGCGATGACTATAAGAATGTAAACGAAAAATACTACGGCACCGCCGACGTTACCGGCCCCGAAGCCGATCACGGTACACACGTGGCAGGTATCATAGGCGCTGTTCGTAACAATGCGATCGGCGTCGATGGGGTAGCCGATAACGTAGCCATCATGGCCGTAAGAGCAGTTCCCAATGGCGATGAAAGAGACAAGGACGTGGCCAATGCCATCCGCTATGCGGTCGACAATGGCGCTAAAGTCATCAACATGAGCTTTGGTAAACCTTACTCTCCCGAAAAGAAAGCTGTAGACGAAGCCGTGAAATACGCGATGTCTAAAGATGTATTGATGATCCACGCCGCCGGCAACGACGGCCTCAATATCGATAGCGTTGCTTCTTTCTACCCATCCCGCTATTATCTCGATGGCAAAGGCGAAGCCGCTGCCTGGATCGAAGTAGGCGCCTCTTCACCATCTGACGACGAAAACCTCGTAGCTTCTTTCTCCAACTATGGTAAAAAGAACGTAGACGTTTTTGCTCCCGGCGTAGCTATCTACTCCTCTACCCCCGGCTCTAAATACGATTATCACGATGGCACCAGCATGGCTGCTCCTGTAGTGACAGGCCTGGCTGCGCTCATCAGGAGCTATTACCCCAAACTCACTGCCATTCAGGTAAAAGACATCATCCTGAAATCAGTAGTAAAGGTAAATCACCCTGTGATGGTCGTAGCGGACAGAATGCCCCGCTCCGTATCCATGACCGACGTATGTAATACCGGAGGTGTAGTAAATGCCTACAACGCCCTCAAACTCGCCGCTACTTATTAGAAGTGAACGGCGGGAAGAATACCCGCGAAATACGAACACATCAAATACAAACAAAAAAGCCGGAAGATATTTTTTGTCTCCGGCTTTTTTAATGCCCCTATTCAGCTTGTGCCTAAGCCGCCACTATTACTAGCTGCTATCAAGGCCTGTCCATCTGCCGTCTCTTCCCCGCCGCCCGTCCTTCATCCTTTCATGCACCGTCCACGATCTGCGGTCTCTTCGCTACTGCCAGTTCTCCGCCCTTTACCATACCACCCTCCATCGTCGGTTGTCATCTCCCTGCTGCCATCAGCACGCGACCCTTTGGCCTTCATCATCTGTTTGCATTCCTGACACCAGTCACATTTTCATAACCCGAAATCGTGTAAATTGCCGCTTCGTCCCAATATTCTGATTATTCAGCTTAAAAAATAGAAAGATGTCAATTTCACTTTTTGATTTAAAAGGCAAAAGGGCTTTGATCACAGGAGCTACACATGGTCTCGGCATGTCAATGGCAATGGGCCTCGCCAATGCCGGCGCTCAAATTATTGTAAATGACGTTTCAAAAGAAAAACTCGATGCCGCCATTGAAGAATATGCTAAAAATGGCGTAAAAGCACACGGTTATCTTTTCGACGTAACCGACGAAGCTGCTGTTAAACTGCACGTAGAGAAAATTGAAAAAGAAGTAGGACCTATCGATATACTCGTGAACAATGCAGGTATCATCAAACGTATCCCTGTATTGGAAATGGAAGTAGCTGATTGGGAACAAGTGATCAAGATCGATCTCACCGGCCCTTTCATCATGTCCAAGCACGTTGCCAAATATATGGTAGAACGCAGATCCGGTAAGATCATCAACATCTGTTCTATGATGAGCGAACTCGGACGCGCAACCGTAAGCGCTTATGCTGCTGCCAAAGGCGGCCTTAAAATGCTTACTAAAAACCTTGCTACCGAATGGGCGCAGTTCAATATCCAGGTGAACGGTATCGGACCCGGTTACTTCGCTACTACCCAAACAGCACCTATCCGCGTAGACGGACATCCTTTCAATGAATTCATCATCAGCAGAACGCCTGCTGCAAGATGGGGTGATCCTGAAGATCTGCAGGGCGCCGCTATCTTCCTGGCCTCTAAAGCCTCTGATTTCGTAAGCGGCCACATCCTTTATGTCGACGGCGGTATTCTCGCTACATTAGGTAAAGCTTCCAACGAATAAATAATAGATAACCAATTATCTGCGGGAGGCCGTATCATAAGTGCGATACGGCCTCGTTTTTCTCGGGTAACTGATGGAGAAGGGTTCCCGTTTAAGCAATTCTCAGCGGCTATTTTTATTTACGAGCCACCTTCTTTTTTATGCCCCTCTGCCATCATCCCCGATTAATTCCTGCTACCAACGCTCTGCCATCTCATTTCTTCATTCCTGCCTTCCTGTGAAATTATTGGCGTACTATTGAGCGAAATAACCAGTCTGAAAAAGAAGGTAACTTACAAACCGGACAGAGTTGGATACTGCACTTCAGTTTTTGTAGCAGTTGAAGATAGCTGGTGATAATCTTAAGTCGAGCAAATAATATAACGGAATATATTGGCAAAAGCGACATAAAGTCAGTCTATAGTCATTGTAAGAGGAGGTCGTTTCGTTTGTTTTTTATAGTAATAGAAACGTCCTTTTACTTGTGACGATGATACTATTCTATTTAAATCGAATTTCCTTTTTAAACGGGAAAAGGTAACCTGCTTTTTCGAAGGGGTTTTCAGGAGTATCCAGGTGCATCATCACTGCCATAAGAAAGTTCAGGGACTGACGATGTTGAACTAATACCTGGTTTTTATAACGGTAGAAAACAAAGTAAAATCCGATTCCCCGGTATGCTTCATGTTCATAGACTCCAGCAAAGTGGAAGGTGTTATTTAAGTAGTAATCCGGGAACATCTTTCTTTGCTTTTCTGTAAGCGGTACTTTGAAGAAATGAATAGGTTTGGTGCCGTACTTGTAGGTAATAGAAAGAGAAGTGTCGGCACCCCAGTGAAGCAAAACCGGATGGTTTTTTTCGGGCATCTGGTAGGTTTTCTGCCATACGAAGGTGCCTTTGGAGCTATCTCCTGTAGTGGTAGCACCATAATTGCAGGAAAGTTCTGCTGGGTAGTCCGATGATTTTTGTGTCTTGCATGCAAAGAAGCTTATCCCCAAAATCACTGTTAGTATAATACGCATTGTTAATGTTAGTTTTTGTGTTTATCTGTTGCATTTTGGGATAAAGTGGCTGTCAAGGTGGTTGTACGAAGCTCATACTTATCAGTTTAGGTTAATAAATGGACAACCGTTGCGGGTAGCAAACTGGCTTTCCCAATAATAAAGGCGACAGATAAATGTTCCAGGACTATCCGACAGAGAAAAAACTTTTAGATTGATGAATTTTGGGTTGTAAATCAATCCGGCCTCGGTTTGGAGACTTATTGGTGGGAGAGGCTTCTCAAGGCATAACTAATATCATATACCAGATGCGATAATAGGTTCTATTCTACCATCTATGACCTATTTATTATCTCCTAAAACAAGAAAGGCTGCATCTTACGATACAGCCTTTCTTTTACAGCGGACGATATATTATTACCACCTGTTGTTGTTTCTGTTGTAGCCACCGCCACCACCATTGAAACTGCGGGCAGGCCTGTCTTCTCTAGGCTTTGCCTCAGTAACTTTGATAGTGCGACCTTCTACAGTAGCTTGATCCAGCTCAGCAATTGCTTTTCTGGCAGCTTCGTCATCAGACATTTCAACGAAACCGAAACCGCGTGAACGGCCAGTTTCCCTGTCGTTGATGATTTTTGCAGAAGTTACGTCTCCGTAAGGAGTAAAAAATTCCCTTAAATCTTCATCTTGTACGTTGAAGCTTAAGTTTGAAACGAAAATGTTCATACTTGATGTTTAATAAAAAAAAATGTTACGATCTGAGACGGCATCAAGTAAGGGCCTAACTAAAGTTAAAGTGTAGAACTGCTAAACTGAAGTAACGAAACTACTAAAAATGCGAAACTCAAATAACTCGACAAAGATAACAATAAATGCCTCACCAAATGCAATACGATTAAAATACTTTGTTAAGTGATTGTAAACAATAAATACTCCGTTTACCTCCGCAAATGCACCATTTTACAAATAGCAAAATTCAGGTATAAAATAACCCGGGAACAACAAAAGAGGGCCGGCCAAAAATGGCCAGCCCCACAGAAAACTACTAAACCTATAAACACTAAGCTTTTATGACTGTATCAGCCCGTTATTGGCCGATAAATTCCGGTTTCTCCGGTGATGTATGAACTTATGTACCAATGCATACAAAATAGGCAGTATCAGCAATGTAAGAACGGTTGAAGTAACCAAACCGCCTATCACCACTATCGCCAGCGGTTTCTGGGTTTCACTGCCTATACCATGACTGGTAGCCGCCGGTAATAACCCGATCGCTGCCATTAAGGCAGTCATTACAACAGGCCTTACCCGGCTTATGACCCCCTCACGGATGGCTTCATCCAGGTGCATCTTCTGCTCCAGGTTCTTACGGAATACGCTTATCAGGATCACCCCGTTTTGTATACATACCCCAAATAAGGCAATAAACCCGATGCCGGCGCTGATACTGAAATTCATCCCTGTAATATGAAGCGCCAGTATACCACCGATCAGCGCAAAAGGCACGTTCAGGATGGTTAACACCGAATCCTTCACATTGCCGAAGGTGATGAACAGTATCAGGAAAATAGCCAGCAAACAAATAGGCACCACGGTAGCCAGTGTTCCGGTAGCTCTTTGCTGGTTCTCGAATACACCATTCCAGGTCATCGTATAGCCCGAAGGAAGCTGTACCGCCGCTTTTACCTTGGCCTGTGCCTCCGCAATGGTGCTGCCCAGGTCGCGGCCACGCACCGAAAACTTCACAGGTATATAACGGGTGTTGTTATCCCGGTACACAAACGCAGGCCCGGTAAGCGTTTTAATAGAAGCGATTTCGCTTAAGGGGATCTTGGCGTCATTCTGCGTAGGTATCATCAGCCGCTGTATTTTCTCCTGCGTATCACGAAACTCTTTCTGGTAACGGATCCGGATGTCAAACTTGCGCTCTCCTTCAAATAACTGCGTCGCTGCTTTACCGCCTAACGCCATCTCTATCACACTTTGCGCCTCAGCAGTGTTCACGCCATATAAGGCCATCTTCTGCTGATCCAGCTCTATCCTGAACTCCGGCTGACCCAGGTTCCGCAACACTCCCAGATCTTCCACGCCCTGCACACCCGCAAGCACACCCTGTACTTTGGTAGCCAGACTGTCCATCACTTTAAAATCACGACCGAAGATCTTTACCGCCAGCGACGCGGGAATACCTGCTACCGCTTCATCCACGTTATCACGGATAGGTTGCGAATAGTTGAGCAGCAACCCCGGTATCTTGCTTAACTGCTGGTTCATACTGTCTATCAGCATTTCCGTATGTACGCCTTTCCGCCACTCGTCTTTTGGTTTCAGATCAACGCCTATCTCTACGTTAAAGAATCCTTTCGGATCTGTTCCGTCATTGGTACGCCCTATCTGCGCCAGTGTATGCCTTACCTCGGGATACTGGCGTATGATGGCGCTCATCTTATCGGCGATCTCTTTCGACTGGCTTAACGAACTGCTCATGGGCATCTGCGCCTTTACCCATAAAGCCCCTTCATCAAGATCCGGTAAGAATTCCGATCCCAGGAATCGCGCAGAAAAGAAGGTTACGGCCATAAAACCTATCGCCACCAGTAAGCTTGATTTCGGATACTTATAAGTGCGGTTGAATAAGGCGCCCACTCCATTTTCAAAGAACCGGACCACCACATTGTGTTTCTCCCTTACGTTCTTCCGCAATAAAATGCTCGACAAAGCCGGAACCAGTGTTAGCGTGAATATCAGCGCGCCCAGCAACGCAAAGCTCAGCGTATAGGCCAGCGGAGAGAACATCTTACCTTCCACCTTCTGGAACGCAAAAATGGGGATCAGACAGGTAATGATGATGAGTTTGGAAAAGAAGATGGCCTTACCCATTTCCGTACCCACCTGCTTGAATAAACCCAGCTTGGCCAGCTTATTGAACTTCGC
This window encodes:
- a CDS encoding S8 family peptidase; this encodes MVNKIVKQSLTRKWGVALAFCALTLAAQAQKPNWLNMDLQKDSVFGISTEKAYNELLKGKKSTKVLVAVIDSGIDTAHEDLKQVLWVNMKEKKGKAGKDDDRNKYTDDINGWSFLGSAKGNVAYDNLELTRLVREGRAKFGDASKMPSDTTGLAKYKELEEAFEQKHAMAQMQYKSVQSFTAVVDSVIAGTGKPAPTLTDLQAYQPKNQPEARMKGILEQQLQRYPDVVAFKEKELKPALDHFKEEAEYQLNVDFDPRAIVGDDYKNVNEKYYGTADVTGPEADHGTHVAGIIGAVRNNAIGVDGVADNVAIMAVRAVPNGDERDKDVANAIRYAVDNGAKVINMSFGKPYSPEKKAVDEAVKYAMSKDVLMIHAAGNDGLNIDSVASFYPSRYYLDGKGEAAAWIEVGASSPSDDENLVASFSNYGKKNVDVFAPGVAIYSSTPGSKYDYHDGTSMAAPVVTGLAALIRSYYPKLTAIQVKDIILKSVVKVNHPVMVVADRMPRSVSMTDVCNTGGVVNAYNALKLAATY
- a CDS encoding gluconate 5-dehydrogenase, whose product is MSISLFDLKGKRALITGATHGLGMSMAMGLANAGAQIIVNDVSKEKLDAAIEEYAKNGVKAHGYLFDVTDEAAVKLHVEKIEKEVGPIDILVNNAGIIKRIPVLEMEVADWEQVIKIDLTGPFIMSKHVAKYMVERRSGKIINICSMMSELGRATVSAYAAAKGGLKMLTKNLATEWAQFNIQVNGIGPGYFATTQTAPIRVDGHPFNEFIISRTPAARWGDPEDLQGAAIFLASKASDFVSGHILYVDGGILATLGKASNE
- a CDS encoding RNA recognition motif domain-containing protein — translated: MNIFVSNLSFNVQDEDLREFFTPYGDVTSAKIINDRETGRSRGFGFVEMSDDEAARKAIAELDQATVEGRTIKVTEAKPREDRPARSFNGGGGGYNRNNNRW
- a CDS encoding efflux RND transporter permease subunit, which produces MNKLIKNIIHFSLRHRYLVFFLTAVLAVIGFISYRHTPIETFPDVTNTQIIIITQWPGRSAEEVEKFVTIPLETALNSVQKKINLRTTSSFGLSYVRLIFDDNIDDAFARQQVMSRIMNVDLPDDIKPEVQPPYGPTGEVYRYTLRSKTKNIRELYTIQDWVLDRKFKAIPGVADVNCFGGEERSFEVSVNPDYLTKYGLTSLDVYKAVAESNVNVGGDVIERNGQAYVVRGIGLLNNINEIENIIIKKVNGVPILVRNLAEVKEAGKPRLGQASLDTTADVIEGIVVMTKGENAAEVLDRIHEQVDYLNNDYLPKDVKIVPFYDRTTLMDFATHTVIHNLIEGIILVTCIVLIFMADWRTTVTVSIIIPLSLLFAFMCMRIKGMSANLLSMGAVDFGIIIDGAVVMVEGLFVALDHRAREVGMAKFNKLAKLGLFKQVGTEMGKAIFFSKLIIITCLIPIFAFQKVEGKMFSPLAYTLSFALLGALIFTLTLVPALSSILLRKNVREKHNVVVRFFENGVGALFNRTYKYPKSSLLVAIGFMAVTFFSARFLGSEFLPDLDEGALWVKAQMPMSSSLSQSKEIADKMSAIIRQYPEVRHTLAQIGRTNDGTDPKGFFNVEIGVDLKPKDEWRKGVHTEMLIDSMNQQLSKIPGLLLNYSQPIRDNVDEAVAGIPASLAVKIFGRDFKVMDSLATKVQGVLAGVQGVEDLGVLRNLGQPEFRIELDQQKMALYGVNTAEAQSVIEMALGGKAATQLFEGERKFDIRIRYQKEFRDTQEKIQRLMIPTQNDAKIPLSEIASIKTLTGPAFVYRDNNTRYIPVKFSVRGRDLGSTIAEAQAKVKAAVQLPSGYTMTWNGVFENQQRATGTLATVVPICLLAIFLILFITFGNVKDSVLTILNVPFALIGGILALHITGMNFSISAGIGFIALFGVCIQNGVILISVFRKNLEQKMHLDEAIREGVISRVRPVVMTALMAAIGLLPAATSHGIGSETQKPLAIVVIGGLVTSTVLTLLILPILYALVHKFIHHRRNRNLSANNGLIQS